The following coding sequences lie in one beta proteobacterium CB genomic window:
- a CDS encoding Toluene tolerance family protein: MTSINRGRMKSQKTIQKYFSVLLSSLFLFAGSVSAQAVDQSTPDGLIKTVVSDVMASVKSDPEIQKGNIPRIVDLVEKKIVPYTDMRRTTEMAMGPNWKKATPEQQAQLVSEFKNLLIRTYSGALSQLRDQTIQFKPLRAAPDDKEVVVKTVVIGRGDPVPLDYRLEKTANGWKVYDMNIMGVWLVEAYRNQFANQISQNGVDGLVKFLQDRNKQLAAAKPAN, translated from the coding sequence ATGACCAGCATTAATCGAGGACGCATGAAAAGCCAAAAAACCATTCAAAAATACTTTTCAGTATTGCTATCAAGCCTGTTTTTGTTTGCCGGCAGTGTTTCTGCTCAAGCAGTTGATCAGTCCACGCCCGACGGTTTGATTAAGACCGTAGTTTCTGATGTGATGGCTTCTGTAAAGTCTGACCCCGAAATTCAAAAAGGGAATATCCCGCGTATTGTGGATTTAGTGGAAAAGAAAATTGTTCCGTATACCGATATGCGCCGCACTACTGAAATGGCTATGGGTCCGAATTGGAAAAAAGCGACTCCAGAACAGCAGGCTCAATTAGTTTCTGAATTTAAGAATTTGCTGATTCGCACGTACTCTGGCGCTTTAAGCCAATTGCGTGATCAGACTATCCAATTTAAACCTTTGCGTGCGGCTCCAGACGACAAGGAAGTGGTTGTCAAGACCGTGGTAATTGGTCGTGGTGATCCGGTGCCGCTTGACTATCGCCTGGAGAAAACAGCCAATGGCTGGAAAGTCTATGACATGAACATCATGGGTGTTTGGCTGGTTGAGGCTTATCGCAATCAGTTTGCAAATCAAATTAGTCAGAATGGTGTAGATGGTTTAGTGAAGTTCTTGCAGGATCGCAATAAGCAGCTTGCTGCTGCGAAGCCAGCAAACTAA
- a CDS encoding Sulfate transporter/antisigma-factor antagonist STAS: MDCINLKDFDSTVLTVLLAWQKKLQANGEHMSVQNAPEKLTVLASVYGVAELLGLS; encoded by the coding sequence GTGGATTGCATCAATCTTAAGGATTTTGACTCTACTGTGCTCACGGTTTTATTGGCATGGCAAAAAAAATTACAAGCCAATGGTGAACACATGTCCGTACAAAACGCACCAGAGAAACTAACCGTATTAGCTAGCGTATATGGCGTTGCTGAGTTGCTAGGTTTGTCATAG
- a CDS encoding ABC transporter related protein, whose translation MHAAISIKNVSKNYGALQALDDVSLSIEQGEFFGLLGPNGAGKTTLISILAGLVTADSGHAAIMGADVQSQFRDARRMLGVVPQELVFDPFFTVRETLQFQSGYFGIRHNDAWIDEIMANLDLTNKADSNMRSLSGGMKRRVLVAQALVHRPPVIILDEPTAGVDVELRQSLWQFISRLNQHGHTIVLTTHYLEEAEALCQRIAMLKQGKIVALDTTANLLSQYGSVKKDGEGKTDLEDVFVNIMSGGAR comes from the coding sequence ATGCACGCAGCAATATCGATAAAAAACGTATCAAAAAATTATGGTGCACTACAGGCGCTAGATGATGTTTCCTTATCAATTGAGCAAGGTGAGTTCTTTGGCCTGCTGGGTCCTAATGGAGCCGGTAAGACAACGCTGATTTCGATTCTAGCTGGATTAGTTACTGCAGATAGCGGTCATGCTGCAATCATGGGTGCGGATGTTCAAAGTCAATTCCGTGATGCTCGCCGGATGCTGGGAGTTGTGCCGCAGGAGTTGGTATTCGACCCCTTCTTTACCGTTAGAGAAACCTTGCAATTTCAGTCTGGCTATTTTGGTATTCGTCATAACGATGCCTGGATTGACGAGATCATGGCTAATCTAGATCTCACCAATAAAGCTGATAGCAATATGCGCTCCTTATCTGGTGGTATGAAACGACGGGTATTGGTGGCTCAGGCTTTGGTTCATAGGCCGCCTGTGATTATTTTGGATGAGCCAACAGCAGGTGTTGACGTAGAGCTGCGCCAATCTCTCTGGCAATTTATCAGTCGACTAAATCAACATGGTCACACGATTGTTTTAACAACCCATTACCTTGAAGAGGCTGAGGCATTGTGTCAGCGCATTGCCATGCTCAAGCAAGGAAAGATTGTGGCTTTGGATACAACCGCGAATTTATTGAGCCAATACGGCTCAGTGAAAAAAGATGGTGAGGGTAAAACAGATCTCGAAGATGTGTTTG